The DNA window GTTCTCACCTTCttcaacacaacaaacacattgtTCGTTTTAGTTCACTCTCTGATGCCTATGAGGTTAGATTCCCCTGTGTGCTGCTGGGAACTGTGGGATAGAGCCATTCCTCTGTGGGCAGGGTGAGTGAGTTGGCTAACTGGTTCACCAGCTTGCCAACTTTTAGCACCCTTCTGGCTAAAGAAGCAGGATGGACCAAAGGAGCAATAATACTCAGTGCTTTACGCTGCTTAAACAAACTACGgcagataataaaatacaactgCTGGGCTTCTTCAGCTTCTTCCCAGTCAGTCAGAAGGCCTGAAACTAAATATGTATCACTCATTCATGTGACATTTAGATACAGAAGTGGATGAGATATCAGATTATAAGAAACTCAGACGGTGCTCATAAATCATTGGTGTAATGTGAAAATAGAATGTGAAATGGACCGGAACAAGCTCACATTTTGTGCCGCTGAGGAGACTTTCTGCTCTGCCACTGTATCGCATCCTGAAATGTACTGCTAAGTCCGGTGAAAAAGGAGCTGACTCTGCTGAAACGCTGTACTGTAAGCAGTCAGCGTGCTGGGGCTGACCTAATGTCAGTACACTGGTGCAGGTTACTGCATGACATGATGCCTCAGAAGACGGGGGCAACAAAGTGAGAGCGACAAAAAGCGAAACGAGCACGAAAACAGGAATTCTGAATTAAAACACCATCTGTCCATCTCCATTGTCTCACATTTGCTCTCTCTTTGAGATGGACTGAATGGGGATGTTGTTGCCCCCTGGGAACAACATCCTGATGCTGTCTGGGTGTGTAAAACAGAACTCCAGCATCAGTGATTTTGTTGCCAGGGGAAGACTATACCAGCGGGAACGTCCTAATAAAATTCATACAATATGATAATGACAACAATGATGAATATGAATGACAGGACAGTACAACTGACAGTAGTAGCAACATAAGTACAGTAGCAGTGCAGATACTAAAAGTAGTAATATTTGTAGTAATGATCAGCACCAGTTATATGTTTCATTCACTCAGGCTGTAATAGTTGACTAAAGGGCAGCTTGATGTTTCAGAGTTTAAGTTAAAGATCCTCATTGtctgtattaaatgtatttttgacagCTCTGAAAAGTGCTCGGGTTGACTGCTATTCTGATTTTCAGCTCTAGAGGGAACTGATGTTCACTGTTACATCTggagaagcacacacacatgggaGTGGCCTCCCATGCTTCTAActtataataaaacagaaactggtactaatgaaaacacaacatacTATGAAAACCAAGCAAATAGCTGTAACAGACTGTATTTTATAAAACGTTACTCTTATCATTTTCCTGCCAAAGTGGTAAACATACTCGACCAACATTTAGACATAAGTTAAAAACATCgttatgtttaaaaattcacatttcCTAATTCTGTAACCAACATTACACTCTACTGTTAAAACTGCACTCAAATCAGTTCTTAATTAAAGTTCTATCCAAACCAAATGATAGATAATCTGAGACCCACCTGTTTTACTTAAGACTCAGGGAAGCGTCTTATAGCAGTGACCAAGTGACTATATGATACCAGCTCTATACACATATATcttgtatttagttttaaataattacactAACTCACCTGTCTCTTGACAGTAGTTTAAACCAGCCGGACACTGGCAAACTAGACCTGACATTGTtatagtttgtattttttccaaTGTGAGTGTGCAATGAAATATATGACATTATGAGACATAATGAAAGTGTACTGCTATAACCATGGTGgtgtttaaataaagtgtgtTGTATATATTATAACTAAATGCATaggacattttgtttgtgctgccCTGTCTGCTTTGCTGCTGTTCTcttacagacacacagcagcGTTGCATTGGAGCAGATAAGTTATTGATCCCAGTCtttcactctgctgctgcagaaagGCCAGCAGCCTCCAGGGAGTGTGCAATATATATGTGAGCTCTTTGTCCTTTCTCTTCCTTTAtatcctttttcttcttttcctttccatCGCACATCAACCCCCCCTTTACCTCTGCTGATCTGATCCTCCTATTTAATTTCCCCCCTCATTCATTCAGCCCCTATTCCACCTGATCATCccaccccaacccccaccccaccccaccccatcCCCCCATCTTCTCACTTCCTTTGCATCTCTCTGTCCCCTCTCTCCGTCTATATGTTTAGCTCGTCTCTGTCCGTACCTTCAATGAGCTTTCTGTCGTGCAGTATCAGCCGGGGGAAATGAGTGGACCTCACAGAATGGAAGGTAGGAAGAGGAATGAGCTGGTGTCAACCATGGAGAGCGCTGTAGCTTGTCGCAACATATTTTGCAGCATCATGATGCAGCACAGTTTTGAATCAAGGCATATCTGTTGATAACCATGTTCCTCTCTCTGTTTGCACAGAGTTTAAATTCTTCAGGGGTGGAGCTACACTGGTGATTTCAATAGATGGTATAAACTTGTTTTCTAAAAGGAGATGCAGTAACAAAGGACTCAAGAAACGGTACCAGTTTAATCTTTATCACAGTGATTAATGGTCTGTTTATACAGAGACTTtaggtgtgtgttgtgtttgtgccttTCCTTCTGGTGGTGGTGTCTGTTTGTAGATTGGCTGTTTGGAAAAGCCTTTACCTGAGCCTCTGCACCTGTTACACAGTGAGGTGTTAATTTACCCAAAACAGGACAGATTATGGGCTTCACAGCCCAGTGCATACATGCATGTGTATCTGTGAGATCGTACAGTAGTGCCTGTTTATGTGCCCTTTTACATCCTTTACGTCACATCTGCTGTGAGTCAGCTCCTTTCTTCCTTTCCTGAGTCACTCATCCAGTGGTTGCTTAGTTACCGCAGGGCAGCCAAAGTTTCCTATTGcgtctttgtctgtgtgcatggaTGGGCCCCGATATTTATTCAGGCTCAGGAGTGAGTGGCCAaataatgtatgtgtttgtgtgcatgcatgcgttTGTGTGTACACGGTTTCCTCCAGTGGACAAAGGCTGACAAATCAGTTTTAGTAGATCCTGTTGTTAACAGACAGTGAATGGCTATCTGTGCACTGCAGCTGATCTGAAAAAGTACAAAGCAGACtttcaaataatttatattCCGTTATCTTTGGACAAAGCCTGCATCTTAGAACCactttaaactttctttttgcTGAATTCTGTTGAAAAACTGACTCAGCCCTTGCGCAAGCTATTGTGCATCGGACACCACAAGGTCCTATTGGCCAGGCATTACactcattttaaacatgtgacTACTCTCAGTGtcagacataaaaaaattagAGACAGATTCAGCTCAGTGAGCCCACGGTGAAGGAACGAGCTACTAAACTCGCTCCCAATATTCaagaaactgctgaaaacagaactcttccataCTTTCctgtgcacttaaatctattaaaaaaaaaacttgcatctcatgaaatgtgaacacttttgtgataggactttgctttgatgttttctccttgacttagatttctgCTTGCTTATTAGTCGCTTTGGATAATAGCGATGTCATCAATGTTCAGAgatgttttattgatgtttgGGATTGAATGATTCAAGTGATTTGATTCGCTTTTACAAGATCACAGGATGATGTACAGAATTAAACCCCTTGTTATTCAATGACACAGGGATGAAGAGCTCCAGTTGTGGTTATCCTCAGGTCAGATGTTCCAGGTTGATGAGGAGCCAAAGCCCATCACTCGCTTCTGCATCCgtgatcaaaaacaaaattcaaccTTTTACCTAGAGAATAACATTGACGGCAGATCGAGCTCAACAAAGCagtccccctccctctctgtctcttctcgaGACTGTCGTCTTCTGCAGGAGCCTATCCAGCAATCAACATTTACAGACTTATCAAACGACACCACTGAGCTCAGACTAAATTTAAACATTAGggacattttcagtttgattaCAAAGGATTTAAACATGGTGACAATCGATCAATGTCAGAGCTTTGTAGTTTTCCGCCATGAAAACATACCACCACAACTTTTTAGTGACATTTCCTACACTCAGGATCGAAGGACATTTACAGGGAATACCATTTGTCACATTAATGATAACCATAACGTGTCAAgtgatttgaaaaatgtaactgCCTACTCGCCCTGCGatcccaacaacaacaacaacgactCTGAGGGTTGTCAGAGTGAAATGGTGATGCAAGATTATTTTCATATGGGAAAACTTCCAAGTCTTTTAAAATCCTGTCAAAAATTGCACAATGTAGGATTATCACCTAGAGGGGACAGGAATGAGAAAATGAGGAAGAGCGTGTCCTTCGATGATGATGTCAGGGTCTACCTCTTTGATCAGGTACTGTATCCCTCAATGTGAACACTGTATCTTGGTgggttttgggttttgtttttccactgggGAAATGAGGTTTACTGAGCATTCTACTAATTCAAACCAAGGCATTCCAGTTTTTTTAAGCTATATTCTCTTTAGGAGAGTCCCACCGTGGAGCTGCACTCTGAGCCGTGCACATCTGTGCCAAACAGCTATTCCTGCCCCCTGCCAGATGTCACTTTAGAAGACAATGGTACTGTACTACACAAAAGAGTTTTGAAGGTTTTATCCCTACATAATGTCTACGCTTAAggttattcatttttattttgctgtaatagaaagtaaacacatttaagtacatttacaaaAGTTTGCTTCCATAATGTACTTAAAGATAAATGTATATACCTTTTCTAAACATCTAGAAATGTGCCTTAAAACTTTGCCCGATGTGGAAAGGTGGAgtcaaagcctcctgtgactcacattcacagaacatttctggcagcagtgcagggaCTTTTTTTTAGAGACcagatttttacttttgcaaTAGACTGTTGGTCTTGCACAGGTTCTGCATAGTCACGGACCCTTAACAGACCCTTATGGGTTAGCACCTGACAAGCACCTGCCCAGAAATGTAACTATACAGTATTCTCTGTGAAAGCTAACATCTGTGAGCTTCAACTCTAGTTTCTCGAACAGCAAAAATCTCCCCACATCAGTGAAAGACCTCAACATGGTGGCACAGACACCACCTAGTACAACTGGGTGTAATTgcagagcaacacaaacacaagagctCTGTATGCAAATGCTCACTATGATGTACAACACTTGCAGAGCCTAAAGCGTATAAATCAAgcttaaaggtttttgagtcAAACtcacccttctgaccaatcagagaattttaattatttcttcttGATTTTTTCATAGGTTAACTGATGAGTTTaggagattttttatttattgtagttttattaCAACCACGTAAAAAACTGGACAAAGCATTGAAAGgcgtagcagagcagggagaggggaGATTATGTGAAGCAGACTGGAACGAAGTTGTATGTTGAGGTTTTAGATATGAAgttagagaaatattttaccTGTAActtatttacattaatttgaCACTAAGTTGTGAAGTAAGATTTATACAGACTGTGTTGAGGTCATAAATTATCTTTATTTCTTACAGATTAGGTTACTGAACAGTATCTGGTACAAGACACATTTCAAGAAAAGCTGGGTGAAAAATACGAATAATAGTAGAATtcaaagatttgcaaataaaCTGAGACCAATTTATGTGTGGAATTAGTACAAAGACCACatgttaaatgttgaaactgagaaatttgattttatgttgaatttaattttagtaACATGTCTCAAGTCAGCTGTGACagggcaaaaaaaagaaatgtctaaTGCTAAACAAAAACACCCGGTGGAATATTTCTAATGAGGTTCTTTGGCAAAAGCAAAGTGTTATGACTGGACATAAAAACAGTTCATCACAGTGAAAAATGTTGTCAGCATCTGATAACATTTCTTAACATATAATTACAAAGAACTTGGAGAATTCATCATCAATAGTCCTGAGAGATGCACTGAGTTGAAGTGGGAAACTTttctgtggtctgatgagtcaaaagtttgaaaaaatgaatttggaaaacatggaggcCACATCCTCCACGCTAAAGAGGAGCGGGACCATTGTACTTTTCCCCAGTACACAATTCAAAAGCCAGCCTCTGTAATGGTGTTGGAGCGCGTTAGTTTACACGTTTACAACTTAGACCATTAATGTTGGAAGATATATACAGGCTTCGGAGGAACATTTAATGCTATATTCTACACGTATGAATATGCAGAAGGTGGTTTGGCAGCAACCTGGCTCCACAGTCTGAGTActaaactgacctgcctgcagtctctttgtgtttccatttaaaaatgacGCCCCAACAtattcactgtgacatttttcaaacaaatgtacCAAGAACAGGGTGGAACACAAGGTTTAGCAAACGTTAATGTTTATAAGTCATCCAACCCAGTTGCTGCAGGCTATTGGAAATTCACCATCCCttattgtgtgtttggttgATTTTACCTGCAGGCCTGGAGTGGGAGGACGACTTCTCAGCCTTGGAGAAGAATTGCCATTTCCAGTGCGTCAGACACTCAAAGGACTACACCTTTTCCCTGCCAACACAGAGGTGGATGTCTCTGCCCAGGCCAGAGCGATTCTCTCTGTCCCAATCCTGCCTATTCCTCACCCATATCGCTGAGTCAGACCTTGAACTGTGAGATAAAGGGTTAGTTTATGGTATAGACACACATGTTGAGTTGCATGTGCTGACTTTTATGATGCGGTGGCAGCCACACATCTCTACACATCTCCCCCTGTCTGGCCTCAGCCAAAGTCTATCTCCCTGTCACCATGGCCTAATGTGACATCCACACTTGTTTTCCTTTCAGACCAACAGCCTTGGTCTAATGGAAAAACTGACTAATCATCCAGATCTGGTCCTCTAAACCTCTAGCTCACCTCCCCACCTCCCTCGCCTTTTATGATGAGTCAGggattgtaatgtttttttttttttctttctctctggccCAAATAGATTCAAAGCATCTGTCGTTCATGACATCACAGCCACGTAGGACTGTATGACAGTTCATTCAGTGTTCACTGTTGTTGGTATGACTTGTTCACTGCCTGTGATGGGATAAAGTAGCCAGCTGGATAACAGTGCTGTCTGCTTTTGAGCTGCAAACCCTTTTTTAGCACTACCTGTTATGCCAGGTTGTGTCCTGACctcccaaaaataaaaaaaaataaaaaaataaagactatgATGTTCTCAGTTCCAACTTACATAATTTAATAACTGTTCATCTGTATCTGAAATCCGTTTCTAACCCTAAATTTGCTAATCAACAAATTACAGGTTACCTTTGACAACATACAACGATGCTGTTTATACACTTTTGCTCAAACAGAACATGCCATTGGAGGCCCTGTTTGCCTGCCTCATTACTGAAGTTTATTCAGCTCCGAATTTATCAGCAGCTGTGACTAAATAAATAGTGTAAGCCTAGGCCTAGGGCCAGTGGAAGCAGAAACTGAACAAACTAAAAGTAACTGATAATGTTTCAACAAAACCAGCATCAGCGAGGTTTGGTTGATTAGATACAGTGTACCTGAGGAAGAAAGGAAACCTGGCAAGACCAGTTAGGGGTTCACAAGGGAGCGCACGCACATGCACGTGCATACGCACACACAAGCTGTTCAAGGACACCAAAaccaaatgctaaaaaaaaatgtttgcttcaaGCTGGGAGCATCACACCTGCACATGGTTGCTGATGCCACAGTTGTTATAATACTTACTTTActtattgtttaattaaatgCGTAATATTCTTTCTGAGACAACCGCACAGTAaagttttgtatatttttttttagttaaatttTACAAAACTGCTAGCGGGTCACCTTGCATTCTGAAGTCAATTATTGAGTAATAGACAATGAGGAGTTGATGTCACGTTTGCCTTTCTGTCGGTGAGTCGAGATCTGTGTTTGGATTGTCTGTCATGCTTTTGAAAAGCGACGCCACGTTAGGTCAGTAAACAATTTAAAGAACTTTTTGGCCCAACAAAACACATAGTGTGACCTTACAAGATGGCGCCCCTTCCTCCAACAGTTACATCATAATTTAACTTCACATTCTATACACAGGTTTGACAGCAATTCGCACAAAGACTAAAACATATTGTCGTAAATATGTATCAATTTATCAATACGTTTATTATGTTATGCTGGCCGGTTACTTGTAAGTTTGCTTTTGGTGTTCTTCAAGGTGTTAGATCCTCCTAAATCTTAGGTTTGGAAAAGCTATCAAATTTACTAAAGAGGACATTTTACTTACAATAATAAGGTTATAGGTTATGTCACTGCCGTGCCAACACCCTGTCcctatactgtatgtatcacAGTAGGAAAGGCCAATAATCCCAACTACCAACGGTCTTAAAATGGTTTGTTTAGGCTCAGAGGACCAACACACCAGGAGGGGGGGTGACCACATAAAGGAGGGGTTTTCTATTATACTTTGTTTCATACACGGTCCGTCCTATACAGAAGCCTACAGCCTACTTTCTTGTGCCACATGTGTTTAAGtgaaaaacacttaaaacactTTGCTgactaaaaaagaaacaatgtcaCATAGTTTCAGTGAGATCTGGTTTTGCTTCTCTACATTTGGATGTTGCCTGGAGGACTGTATTTAAATGAAGCAGTGGTGATAAGGTGATAAGCCACAATGGAAATTATGCTAACTGCTTAGAGTTAAAGGAGTGGACGAGGAACCAAAATGCAGTACTTACTTATTCTAACTAGCCTACTTCACACTTTGGAGGTGGACGACAAAAGATCAGTTCAGTGGTTTTGGATTGAAGAAAACGTTTGCACTCAGCTGATGCACAGCATACCACAGTATGTAGTATGAGTGATGCCATGGGTCGTTTTAAAGTAACACTTCATTAAATGATTACATAAGTGtttccaaaatgttattttaaacgTGCAATGTTTATTAATTAGTCATACGACAGACAGGGTCAATatcaaaattcaaaattcaaagcACAAATTTGCAAATTCATGTAATTTCTATTTTCTCGTAAACAGATGCATATCATGTTAAATACTATGAATtagtttgattttaatttaaaattatagcAATTCAATATAACAACACTTTGATGTTCCTGCTTAAGGAAAAGGACAACGCTGaaaaatttatttctttaatctgCAAATATCAgctattattaataaataactagATTTTATTCAAGCactgtatgtatttataatacAGTATCTAtaatgtatttccattttatgacATGTTATACTTTTATTCCACTGTGTGTCTGAGGGATACTTCATTTGCTCCAGCTCTGGCCCTTACAGTTATAGCAGGTTACTGCATGCATCAATGAGAAGATGCCGATAATAGTGTGGAGCCACGCGGTGTTAATTTTGGTACTAATGTACAATTAAAGAAAATTCTGTATACAACTCTGCCctacttttatatttgttttactcgACTTGTACTTAATCTAAAAGTAAATGACCTGGACACTGGTTTCACAGCTAGGTGAGCAGCAAATAATtatctgctttcttttttgtctcacTGTCATTTTTGCATAAACTCCGTAAGGGACGCAGTAAAAACTTTATGTTATGCTGTGACCCGGTCGGGAGGAAGTGGGCTggctctgtgattggctgagcAGCGCGACGTGTACATCAGTCAGCTACAGGTGACTCACATGTGACAGTTGTCGGCGAGAGTCCGCTGCTGCACAGCGACGCTTTgctgctctctctgctctttaCTTTCCATGATGGTGCTTTTAATGAGCGGCTGCATGGTGACgctttttctgtaaacacatTAAGGACGAGGAAAGGTGGTTTAACGTCCGaggtaagtttttttttttttttttttaaaggagcgttttaattcactttttttattttatttttttgctgctcCGTGTGCATCACTTAGTGCAATGAATGAATGTGACTTTACGTTTATCTCGCATCAGTTAAACTCAACCGTTGAGGTGATTAAACCTGGGTTAGGAAAATGCAGAGGGAAGGCAAAACTCTACAGGCACGATGATGGAGGAATACTCTATCATCTTTTTATTGTGTACACTAATCTATGTAAAACAGCTTGTACGTTAAGTCATTTCCATTGCTGGGGATCCACAAcgtattttaacatgtttttaggaggtttatttacttatttattactAACAATATCTGTTGGAGTGGATCCAGTTAAAATGCAGACAAGGAAGAGTGGAGGTGACTTAgctgtctgctgctgcagctgcacagtgcTGGCTGGTGGCTCTTAGTGTTTTTGTGAGTGTAACCTTGAAATGGGCATTATCTCAGGACTGTGGGGATAAGAGAGGTGTAGACTAACAGAGCAACATGATGGAGTTTTCACACTGCGAGAGGTCGATTAGATACATGATGCAAGGTTGTTTGAATTGGTAAGTGGCTTTTGAGGAAAGAGGAGTTTTACCCACTGTGAGAACacagttaaaaacacatttttgtcttGTTCTCCAGCCCTTTTGAATCTCTGAGATCCAAACTGttagagaaagagggaaagaggcAGCAGGATGAAGTCCAAAGGGAAGGCTGTCAAACCATCCAGGAGAACGTGGTCTGATCCGGAGCCACAATTGGAACCAGATACAGAACCTGGCTCCAGTGAGCAGGAAGGCTCAGAGGCCTCAGTCCGGATTGGAAGCTCCTGGAGGGGGTCACTGAGGAGCGGGGATGGAAAGCGTCAAAAAGGAGCGGCTG is part of the Channa argus isolate prfri chromosome 20, Channa argus male v1.0, whole genome shotgun sequence genome and encodes:
- the LOC137105679 gene encoding uncharacterized protein; this encodes MSGPHRMEEFKFFRGGATLVISIDGINLFSKRRCSNKGLKKRDEELQLWLSSGQMFQVDEEPKPITRFCIRDQKQNSTFYLENNIDGRSSSTKQSPSLSVSSRDCRLLQEPIQQSTFTDLSNDTTELRLNLNIRDIFSLITKDLNMVTIDQCQSFVVFRHENIPPQLFSDISYTQDRRTFTGNTICHINDNHNVSSDLKNVTAYSPCDPNNNNNDSEGCQSEMVMQDYFHMGKLPSLLKSCQKLHNVGLSPRGDRNEKMRKSVSFDDDVRVYLFDQESPTVELHSEPCTSVPNSYSCPLPDVTLEDNGLEWEDDFSALEKNCHFQCVRHSKDYTFSLPTQRWMSLPRPERFSLSQSCLFLTHIAESDLEL